From Apium graveolens cultivar Ventura chromosome 9, ASM990537v1, whole genome shotgun sequence, the proteins below share one genomic window:
- the LOC141685155 gene encoding F-box protein At5g07610-like translates to MEPARPNPTLLDDLITEILIRLPVKSVVQFQSVSKTWLSLIKHPAFVKAQLRHALTTQTHHTLVTPIVERYTRIKIFLLHVESRQILSEFKFPFSRGEVAFKVVGSANGIIFGAAIPSGSCKISWYLWNPAIRQSMLIPPYTCSGSCTLGFAYDPIDQDFKIVCVDVSSLSAEVYSANRNVWRKLPHPVSVPLGGYKVCVNGFLFGINGEYNMLTFDLNKEVMNCAIKLPVVVAPDNDPDDPDNIDEPYEAQAQARIIEFNNSIAVIVLWSNALNGDTTKRRLEKIVKMWKLDDDACLRDGGVEASWTLMFSIDLGVRARLINGYFSKGDLLLLISNINYDYMWISGNAYKKEAKIVPIPVEMAGHHNNSNVYEYTESLAGFKQVSWNVGG, encoded by the coding sequence TGAAATCAGTAGTTCAATTTCAATCGGTCTCCAAGACGTGGTTATCGCTAATCAAACACCCTGCTTTCGTCAAAGCTCAGCTCCGTCACGCACTCACTACCCAAACTCATCATACTCTTGTTACTCCTATCGTGGAGCGTTACACACGGATTAAAATTTTTCTTCTCCACGTCGAATCTCGTCAAATTTTAAGTGAATTTAAGTTCCCGTTTTCCCGAGGTGAAGTTGCTTTTAAAGTTGTTGGTTCTGCTAATGGCATTATTTTTGGTGCTGCTATTCCTTCTGGTTCATGTAAAATTAGTTGGTATCTTTGGAATCCTGCTATTAGACAATCCATGCTTATTCCGCCATATACCTGTAGTGGATCCTGCACTTTGGGTTTTGCTTATGATCCGATAGATCAAGATTTTAAGATTGTTTGTGTTGATGTATCTTCTCTTTCTGCTGAGGTGTATTCGGCTAATAGGAATGTATGGCGAAAACTACCTCATCCCGTTTCAGTTCCTTTAGGCGGGTACAAAGTGTGTGTTAATGGATTTTTGTTTGGTATTAATGGAGAATATAATATGTTGACGTTTGATTTGAACAAAGAGGTGATGAATTGTGCTATTAAGCTCCCTGTTGTTGTTGCTCCTGATAATGATCCTGATGATCCTGATAACATTGACGAACCGTATGAAGCTCAAGCTCAAGCTCGTATTATCGAGTTTAATAACTCTATTGCTGTTATTGTACTGTGGTCTAATGCATTGAATGGTGATACCACTAAAAGGAGATTGGAAAAGATAGTTAAGATGTGGAAGTTGGATGATGATGCATGCCTTCGAGATGGTGGAGTTGAGGCATCATGGACGTTAATGTTTAGTATTGATTTAGGTGTGCGGGCAAGGCTTATTAATGGCTATTTCAGCAAGGGGGATCTCTTGCTACTAATAAGCAATATAAATTACGACTACATGTGGATTTCGGGTAACGCCTACAAGAAAGAGGCGAAGATTGTCCCAATTCCAGTTGAGATGGCTGGTCATCATAACAATAGTAATGTTTACGAGTATACAGAGAGCCTAGCAGGATTCAAACAAGTCAGCTGGAATGTTGGCGGATGA